One window of the Arthrobacter sp. zg-Y919 genome contains the following:
- the glgC gene encoding glucose-1-phosphate adenylyltransferase, whose product MAPKKVLAVVLAGGEGKRLMPLTADRAKPAVPFAGRYRLIDFALSNLVNSGYLQIVVLTQYKSHSLDRHISETWRLSTQLQNYVASVPAQQRVGKSWFLGSANAIYQSMNLIEDAQPDIVVVIGADHVYRMDFSQMVEAHIASGASVSVAAVRQPLHLADQFGVIETDAENPERIAAFVEKPETTPGLPDDPGSFLASMGNYVFNTDALVKALQWDEERLITKHDMGGDIIPYFVERGDAAVYDFTRNVIPGATGSDHQYWRDVGTLDSYYDANMDLISPMPAFNLYNLKWPIYTRQSISPPAKFVRSASDQAGTAFDSIVSDGTVISGGKVTGSVLAQDVYVASNAEVTDSVLMDKVHVGEGAVVRRAIIDKNVRIPAGATVGVDRELDLRRGFTVTESGLTVLSKGQRIPEA is encoded by the coding sequence ATGGCGCCAAAGAAGGTCCTGGCAGTAGTTCTTGCAGGCGGCGAAGGTAAACGGCTGATGCCGCTCACGGCTGACCGCGCAAAACCGGCGGTTCCCTTTGCCGGGCGCTACCGCCTCATTGATTTCGCATTATCGAATCTGGTGAACTCCGGATATCTCCAGATAGTGGTTCTGACCCAGTACAAATCCCACAGCCTTGACCGGCATATCTCCGAGACATGGCGGCTCTCCACCCAGCTGCAGAACTACGTCGCCTCGGTGCCTGCACAGCAGCGCGTGGGCAAGAGCTGGTTCCTGGGCAGCGCGAACGCCATCTACCAGTCCATGAACCTGATTGAGGACGCCCAGCCGGACATCGTCGTCGTCATCGGCGCGGACCATGTGTACCGCATGGACTTCTCCCAGATGGTTGAGGCACATATTGCTTCCGGCGCGTCAGTGAGCGTTGCCGCCGTGCGGCAGCCGCTGCACCTCGCGGACCAGTTCGGCGTGATCGAAACGGACGCCGAGAACCCGGAACGCATCGCCGCGTTCGTGGAAAAGCCGGAGACGACCCCGGGCCTGCCCGACGATCCGGGCAGCTTCCTGGCCTCCATGGGCAACTACGTCTTCAATACCGACGCCCTGGTTAAGGCGCTGCAGTGGGACGAGGAACGCCTGATCACCAAGCACGACATGGGCGGGGACATCATTCCCTACTTCGTGGAACGCGGTGACGCTGCCGTTTACGACTTCACCCGCAACGTCATCCCCGGAGCCACCGGCAGCGACCACCAGTACTGGCGCGACGTCGGCACCCTGGATTCCTATTACGACGCCAACATGGACCTGATCTCCCCCATGCCGGCGTTCAACCTGTACAACCTGAAGTGGCCCATCTACACGCGGCAGAGCATCTCCCCGCCCGCCAAGTTCGTGCGCAGCGCCTCCGATCAGGCCGGAACCGCCTTCGACTCGATCGTGTCCGACGGCACCGTCATTTCGGGCGGCAAGGTAACCGGCTCCGTGCTGGCACAGGACGTGTACGTTGCCTCCAACGCGGAGGTGACCGACTCGGTGCTGATGGACAAGGTGCACGTAGGTGAGGGTGCGGTGGTCCGCCGGGCCATCATTGACAAGAACGTGCGGATCCCGGCCGGTGCCACCGTTGGCGTGGACCGGGAACTGGACCTCAGACGCGGCTTCACCGTAACCGAATCGGGACTCACCGTGCTCAGCAAGGGCCAGCGGATTCCCGAAGCGTAG
- the pepN gene encoding aminopeptidase N, which translates to MPNQNLSRDEAALRSRLLSVTAYDVHLDLANAEDEGAPGFHSRSTITFGCSEPGAGTFLDFIHGGVSSVVLNGIELDLADAVDDSRIHLPGLKAENTVTVEGTALYSRSGEGLHRFRDPADGRTYLYTQYEPADARRVFADFEQPDLKASFSFSVTAPSGWQVASNGVETQRTPLGDGTLSRWEFAPTQRISTYITTVLAGPYHRADDEWSTRLDDGTELRVPLAAYCRSSLAGYFDPENIFAVTKQGLDYFHDLFAFPYPFGKYDSAFVPEYNLGAMENPGLVTFTEAYVFRSRATEAQYEARANTILHEMAHMWFGDLVTMKWWDDLWLKESFADYMGALAVDQATDFTNSWVSFANRRKAWAYVQDQLPTTHPIVADIPNLEAAKQNFDGITYAKGASVLKQLVAYVGFEAFIDAARGYFRDHAYGNTTLADLLAALETASGRDMGLWSARWLQTAGVPVLVPDTETGDDGAYTSVVIRQNAPDPVSGEQVPRPHRLRIGLYDFDGTGALVRTDSVELDVAGSRTEVPELVGKQRPALLLLNDEDLTYAKIRFDDASLATLLDSLHLLSDPLARAITLSALWNTVRDGVLSAKDYVRLIQRVAPVETGAGVLQVLLDNALSAIEYYAPAQRREVLREEFSTHIAEQLAAAEPGSDRQTIWARAAAGAGRRSSSHNALLRGLLDGSAGIQDLAVDSDLRWRLWVALAATGSATAAELDAELARDNTASGRVGFTTASAAFPDPAVKAAAWQAIMHSDALSNELLSATITGFGLGSHELLDGYLDDYFASLTDVWSGRSIELASRVVGGLYPGHQDAMPGMVPADHPVVQKSVEWLELHSGAPAALRRIIIEQQDQLLRSLRVQAAGM; encoded by the coding sequence GTGCCTAACCAGAACCTGAGCCGTGATGAAGCCGCCCTGCGGTCCCGCCTGCTGTCCGTGACCGCCTACGATGTCCACCTCGACCTGGCCAACGCCGAAGACGAGGGGGCTCCGGGCTTCCATTCCCGCAGCACCATTACCTTCGGTTGTTCCGAGCCCGGTGCCGGTACGTTCCTGGACTTCATCCACGGCGGCGTGTCTTCCGTGGTCCTGAACGGCATCGAGCTGGACCTGGCGGACGCCGTGGACGACTCCCGGATCCACCTTCCCGGCCTCAAGGCGGAGAACACCGTGACGGTGGAGGGCACCGCCTTGTACAGCCGCAGCGGCGAAGGCCTGCACCGTTTCCGCGACCCTGCGGATGGGCGCACGTACCTTTACACCCAGTACGAGCCCGCCGATGCGCGGCGGGTCTTTGCCGATTTTGAGCAGCCGGACCTGAAGGCCTCCTTTTCCTTCAGCGTGACCGCACCGAGCGGATGGCAGGTCGCGTCCAACGGCGTCGAAACGCAGCGGACGCCGCTGGGTGACGGCACCCTCAGCCGCTGGGAATTCGCACCCACCCAGCGCATTTCCACCTACATCACCACCGTGCTGGCGGGGCCGTACCACCGCGCCGACGACGAGTGGTCCACCCGGCTCGACGACGGCACGGAACTGCGGGTTCCCCTGGCCGCCTACTGCCGGTCCTCCCTGGCCGGGTACTTCGACCCGGAGAACATCTTTGCGGTGACCAAGCAGGGACTGGACTACTTCCACGACCTCTTTGCCTTCCCGTACCCCTTCGGGAAATACGACTCCGCGTTTGTTCCGGAGTACAACCTGGGTGCCATGGAGAATCCCGGCCTGGTGACGTTCACGGAGGCCTACGTCTTCCGGTCCCGCGCCACCGAGGCGCAGTACGAAGCGCGGGCGAACACCATCCTGCACGAGATGGCGCACATGTGGTTTGGCGACCTGGTCACGATGAAATGGTGGGACGACCTGTGGCTCAAGGAATCGTTTGCCGACTACATGGGTGCCCTGGCCGTGGACCAGGCCACCGACTTCACCAATTCCTGGGTCAGCTTCGCGAACCGGCGTAAGGCCTGGGCCTACGTCCAGGACCAGCTGCCCACCACCCATCCCATCGTGGCCGATATTCCGAACCTGGAGGCGGCGAAGCAGAACTTCGACGGCATCACCTACGCAAAGGGCGCCTCGGTGCTCAAGCAGCTGGTGGCCTACGTCGGGTTTGAAGCCTTTATCGACGCTGCCCGCGGCTACTTCCGCGACCACGCCTACGGGAACACCACCCTCGCCGACCTCCTGGCCGCCCTGGAAACGGCTTCCGGCCGGGACATGGGCCTCTGGTCCGCCCGCTGGCTCCAGACCGCCGGCGTTCCTGTCCTGGTCCCGGACACGGAGACCGGCGACGACGGCGCCTACACTTCCGTGGTCATCCGGCAGAACGCACCTGACCCCGTGAGCGGAGAACAGGTTCCCCGGCCGCACCGGCTGCGCATTGGCCTCTACGACTTCGACGGCACCGGAGCCCTGGTCCGCACCGACAGCGTGGAGCTGGATGTCGCCGGGTCCAGGACCGAGGTGCCTGAACTGGTGGGCAAGCAGCGTCCGGCCCTGCTGCTGCTCAACGACGAGGACCTGACGTACGCCAAGATCCGTTTCGACGACGCGTCGCTGGCCACGCTGCTGGACTCCCTGCACCTGCTGTCCGATCCCCTGGCCCGGGCCATCACCCTCTCAGCCCTGTGGAACACGGTCCGCGACGGTGTCCTGAGCGCCAAGGACTACGTCCGGCTCATCCAGCGGGTGGCACCGGTGGAAACCGGGGCCGGAGTGCTCCAGGTCCTGCTGGACAACGCCCTTAGCGCCATTGAGTACTACGCCCCGGCGCAGCGCCGGGAAGTGCTGCGGGAGGAGTTCTCCACCCACATAGCCGAGCAGCTGGCGGCAGCAGAACCGGGCAGCGACCGGCAGACCATCTGGGCGCGCGCCGCAGCCGGCGCCGGGCGCCGCAGCAGCAGCCATAACGCACTGCTGCGGGGACTGCTGGACGGCAGCGCCGGTATCCAGGATCTTGCTGTGGACTCGGACCTGCGCTGGCGGCTCTGGGTAGCCCTGGCGGCGACCGGTTCCGCCACCGCTGCCGAACTGGACGCCGAGCTGGCACGGGACAACACGGCGTCGGGACGGGTGGGCTTCACCACCGCGTCCGCCGCTTTCCCGGACCCAGCCGTCAAGGCAGCTGCGTGGCAGGCAATCATGCACTCCGACGCCTTGTCCAACGAGTTGCTCTCGGCCACCATCACCGGCTTCGGCCTGGGCAGCCACGAACTGCTGGACGGCTATCTGGACGACTATTTCGCCTCACTCACGGATGTCTGGTCCGGGCGCAGCATTGAGCTGGCCTCACGCGTGGTCGGCGGACTCTATCCGGGACACCAGGACGCAATGCCGGGCATGGTGCCGGCCGATCATCCAGTGGTGCAGAAATCCGTGGAGTGGCTGGAGCTGCATTCCGGCGCTCCGGCGGCGCTGCGGCGGATCATCATCGAGCAGCAGGACCAGCTGCTGCGTTCACTGCGGGTGCAGGCTGCCGGAATGTAG
- a CDS encoding cupin domain-containing protein: MEKKSLTALARQHLESARQAASGRSASTVYGGHEHVLRQTVIALGSGFVMDEHENPGEATIYVLKGRVALSAEGNTWDGSAGDLLIVPQARHSVAALEDSAILLTVAKPQLA; encoded by the coding sequence ATGGAGAAAAAGTCGCTGACCGCCCTTGCCCGCCAACACCTCGAATCAGCACGGCAGGCGGCCAGCGGACGCAGCGCCTCCACGGTCTACGGGGGACACGAGCACGTCCTGCGGCAGACCGTCATCGCCCTCGGCTCCGGGTTTGTGATGGACGAGCATGAGAATCCCGGGGAGGCCACGATCTATGTCCTCAAAGGGCGGGTTGCCCTCTCCGCCGAAGGCAACACCTGGGACGGCTCCGCCGGGGACCTGCTGATCGTTCCGCAGGCCCGGCATTCCGTGGCGGCGCTGGAGGACTCCGCCATCCTCCTGACGGTGGCGAAGCCGCAGCTGGCCTAA
- a CDS encoding cation-translocating P-type ATPase, whose product MSSPTSSQGSGGSTPAAPAQQVLDCPWLFPAADAAAALRTNPATGLDTGEVRGRLERYGPNRLAEDKKAPVWRKVLRLLSDRLTIVLLIAAVVSAVVSREWETPVVILLVIILNTALNYVQEQRAENSLEALRNASVDSCRVLRSGSQARVERMELVPGDVVLLEAGDSVPADGRLLEAVRLQVAEAALTGESKPTNKTTAPLSDPQLPVADRTNLLFMDTDVTRGRGVLLVTGTGMETQIGTIAHLLGSTTEEKTTLQRSIDQLARVLTYIAFAVVALVFVLGLLRGDSWEDLFLTAVSLAVATIPEGLTAVVAFTLAMGASRLAARGAIIKQLAAVETLGSTSQICTDKTGTLTLNEMTVRRVYSPSGRRFRVTGSGYSTEGKILSPDGQHAPVPAEAYLAMALCNDASVEDGRLTGDPTEGALVVLAEKAGIDVAGARATHRRLAEVPFDSDYKFMATFNADDAGAAVTCNVKGAPGVVLDRTAFLQTPAGLVPLDPEERARISQDVESLAHAGLRTMAVAGRVLDAPLPSRPEALFAEAANLVLYAVVGILDPPRQEAGEAIARAHAAGIDVHMITGDHLVTASAIARDLGIPGRAAAGTALDAMDEGQLREEAPHLGVLARVSPEHKIRIVKALQADGYIVAMTGDGVNDAPALKRADIGIAMGITGTDVSKGAAKMILTDDNFATIVAAVEEGRGIYNNILKFVRFQLTTAWGFVLIFLAAATFGFAGGTPFTALQILWVNIIMDGPPALALGVDRTDPEVMKRPPRPAAEPLLTGRRIVVLTLLGIVMAAGTCIVLENAARWFPESAGNTNFATTMAFTTFVFYQVFNLLNVRSETGSVFALRTFTNRAIWVSLAAVVVLQVLVVQLDIFTGIFDTVPLTSAQWFLCLAVGATVLVASEIGKVVQRLAARRRRPGPAPVPKAYQGEGL is encoded by the coding sequence ATGAGTTCGCCCACGAGTTCGCAAGGCAGCGGCGGCAGCACCCCGGCCGCCCCGGCACAGCAGGTCCTGGACTGCCCCTGGCTGTTTCCCGCCGCGGACGCCGCAGCGGCCCTGAGAACCAACCCGGCCACCGGCCTCGACACCGGGGAGGTCCGTGGACGGCTGGAGCGGTACGGCCCGAACCGGCTGGCCGAGGACAAAAAAGCACCCGTGTGGCGGAAGGTCCTGCGGCTGCTCTCGGACCGGCTGACCATCGTCCTGCTCATCGCCGCGGTGGTCAGTGCCGTGGTGTCCCGCGAATGGGAAACCCCGGTGGTGATCCTGCTGGTAATCATCCTCAACACCGCTTTGAACTATGTGCAGGAGCAGCGGGCGGAAAACAGTCTCGAAGCCTTGCGTAATGCCTCCGTGGACAGCTGCCGCGTGCTGCGCTCAGGCAGCCAGGCGAGGGTTGAACGGATGGAACTGGTGCCGGGCGACGTCGTGCTGCTCGAAGCAGGGGACAGCGTGCCGGCGGACGGGCGGCTGCTGGAGGCCGTCCGGCTGCAGGTGGCCGAGGCGGCACTCACCGGAGAGTCCAAGCCCACCAACAAGACCACCGCACCGCTGTCCGATCCGCAGCTGCCGGTGGCCGACCGCACCAACCTGCTTTTTATGGACACCGATGTGACCCGCGGCCGGGGCGTCCTGCTGGTCACCGGGACCGGCATGGAAACGCAGATCGGTACGATTGCGCATCTGCTGGGAAGCACCACCGAGGAGAAAACCACCCTGCAGCGCAGTATCGACCAGCTGGCACGGGTGCTGACCTACATTGCCTTCGCCGTCGTTGCCCTCGTGTTTGTGCTGGGGCTGCTGCGCGGGGACAGCTGGGAGGACCTGTTCCTGACCGCGGTATCGCTGGCCGTGGCGACCATCCCCGAGGGGCTCACCGCCGTCGTCGCCTTCACGCTCGCCATGGGTGCATCCCGGCTGGCTGCCCGCGGCGCGATTATCAAGCAGCTGGCGGCGGTGGAAACGCTGGGGAGCACCTCGCAGATCTGCACCGACAAGACCGGCACCCTGACGCTCAATGAAATGACGGTCCGGCGGGTGTATTCACCCTCCGGGCGGCGTTTCCGGGTGACCGGATCCGGCTATTCCACCGAGGGGAAAATCCTCAGCCCGGATGGGCAGCACGCTCCGGTCCCGGCCGAGGCATACCTGGCCATGGCGCTGTGCAACGACGCGTCCGTGGAGGACGGCAGGCTGACCGGGGATCCGACCGAGGGCGCCCTCGTGGTCCTGGCGGAGAAGGCCGGGATCGATGTCGCGGGTGCGCGGGCCACCCACCGCCGTCTGGCCGAGGTGCCGTTCGATTCCGACTACAAGTTCATGGCCACGTTCAACGCCGACGACGCCGGAGCGGCGGTCACCTGCAACGTCAAGGGTGCGCCCGGCGTGGTCCTGGACCGGACCGCTTTCCTGCAGACCCCTGCCGGGCTGGTGCCCCTGGACCCGGAGGAGCGGGCCCGGATTTCCCAGGACGTGGAGTCCCTGGCTCATGCCGGCCTGCGGACCATGGCCGTGGCCGGACGGGTTCTGGACGCGCCGCTGCCGTCCCGGCCGGAGGCCCTCTTTGCCGAGGCTGCGAACCTGGTGCTGTACGCCGTCGTCGGGATTCTGGATCCACCCCGGCAGGAAGCCGGAGAGGCCATTGCCCGGGCCCATGCCGCCGGGATCGATGTCCACATGATCACCGGGGACCACCTGGTCACGGCATCGGCCATTGCCCGGGACCTGGGGATTCCGGGCCGGGCTGCCGCAGGCACCGCACTGGATGCCATGGATGAGGGGCAGCTGCGGGAGGAGGCCCCGCACCTGGGTGTGCTGGCGCGGGTTTCCCCCGAGCATAAAATCCGGATCGTGAAGGCACTGCAGGCGGACGGCTACATTGTGGCGATGACCGGCGACGGCGTGAATGACGCCCCGGCGCTGAAGCGTGCGGACATCGGCATCGCCATGGGCATCACGGGAACGGACGTCTCCAAGGGTGCCGCCAAAATGATCCTCACCGATGACAACTTCGCCACGATTGTGGCTGCCGTCGAAGAGGGCCGCGGCATCTACAACAACATCCTGAAGTTTGTCCGGTTCCAGCTGACCACTGCCTGGGGGTTCGTGCTGATTTTCCTGGCAGCGGCGACCTTCGGGTTCGCCGGCGGGACGCCGTTCACCGCACTGCAGATCCTGTGGGTGAACATCATCATGGACGGACCGCCTGCCCTGGCCCTCGGCGTGGACCGGACCGATCCCGAGGTGATGAAACGGCCGCCCCGGCCTGCCGCGGAACCCCTGCTGACCGGGCGGCGGATCGTGGTGCTTACCCTGCTGGGGATCGTGATGGCGGCAGGCACCTGCATAGTGCTGGAGAACGCCGCGCGGTGGTTCCCGGAGAGTGCCGGCAACACCAACTTCGCCACCACCATGGCGTTTACGACTTTCGTGTTCTACCAGGTGTTCAATCTGCTGAACGTCCGTTCCGAGACCGGCAGTGTTTTTGCGCTCCGGACCTTCACCAACCGTGCCATCTGGGTGTCACTGGCTGCAGTGGTGGTGCTGCAGGTCCTGGTGGTGCAGCTGGACATCTTTACCGGCATCTTCGACACCGTGCCGCTGACGTCGGCGCAGTGGTTCCTCTGCCTCGCGGTCGGCGCCACCGTGTTGGTGGCCTCCGAGATCGGCAAGGTGGTGCAGCGGCTGGCCGCCCGCCGCCGCAGGCCGGGGCCAGCACCCGTGCCGAAGGCCTACCAGGGCGAGGGCTTGTAG
- a CDS encoding putative sulfate exporter family transporter, with amino-acid sequence MRGTVPGLLAAAAAVAASFLVHLLLPAVPVLTAAVVLGLLAANLPGSAAMASGAWKPGLALAARKFLRAGIVLLGLKVSLVDIAGLGWSALGLIVVLVLAAFAGTYAICRLFRLPGDEPVLIASGFSICGVSAIGAMAAVRRTRAEDTVVPIALVTLCGTLAIAALPLAGGLLELSPEVFGAWAGASVHDVGQVVATAQTAGGTALAAAVVVKLARVVLLAPLTAAAGLLARRTDTRKGGSREDRAGTGSRPPLVPLFVLGFLALILVRTSGLLPEPVLEGAAVVQDLLFAGALFALGAGVRVRTLFASGARAAGAALTSWVLISGLGLAVAVLL; translated from the coding sequence CTGCGCGGTACCGTCCCCGGCCTGCTGGCCGCGGCGGCCGCCGTCGCCGCGTCCTTCCTGGTGCATCTGCTCCTGCCTGCGGTACCCGTACTGACAGCGGCGGTGGTCCTGGGGCTGCTGGCTGCCAACCTGCCCGGCAGTGCGGCCATGGCTTCCGGAGCCTGGAAACCCGGGCTGGCCCTGGCCGCCCGGAAGTTCCTGCGGGCCGGGATCGTGCTGCTGGGATTGAAGGTATCGCTGGTGGACATTGCCGGGCTGGGCTGGTCGGCGCTGGGGCTGATTGTGGTCCTGGTGCTGGCGGCGTTCGCGGGGACGTACGCCATCTGCCGCCTGTTCCGCCTGCCCGGGGATGAACCGGTCCTGATCGCCTCCGGGTTCTCCATCTGCGGGGTCTCCGCCATTGGTGCCATGGCCGCTGTCCGCCGGACCCGGGCTGAAGACACCGTGGTGCCGATTGCCCTCGTAACGCTCTGCGGCACACTGGCCATCGCGGCCCTGCCGCTGGCTGGCGGGCTCCTGGAGCTCAGCCCCGAGGTGTTCGGTGCCTGGGCCGGAGCCTCCGTCCACGACGTCGGACAGGTCGTGGCCACTGCCCAGACCGCGGGCGGCACGGCGCTGGCGGCCGCCGTCGTCGTCAAACTGGCGCGGGTGGTGCTGCTGGCACCGCTGACCGCTGCCGCGGGCCTGCTGGCCCGGCGCACGGACACCCGTAAAGGCGGCAGCCGGGAAGACCGTGCCGGGACGGGCAGCCGGCCGCCGCTGGTGCCCCTCTTCGTCCTGGGCTTCCTTGCCCTGATCCTGGTCCGCACCTCCGGCCTGCTGCCGGAACCGGTGCTGGAGGGAGCCGCCGTCGTCCAGGACCTGCTCTTCGCCGGCGCCCTGTTCGCGCTGGGAGCCGGCGTCCGGGTCCGCACGCTGTTCGCCTCCGGTGCCCGGGCGGCCGGCGCCGCGCTCACATCCTGGGTGTTGATCTCCGGCCTGGGCCTGGCGGTGGCCGTGCTGCTGTAG
- a CDS encoding SDR family oxidoreductase produces the protein MSTPELNPEEIQTALRVLASIHVLDEEDPDYVAVRRATAKMFKSVKKHRKNEKRSAVAEADRAVVALTATGAADRIDDETRGAQLTTAAHGPSAGTLLKPRNCYICKQPYTVVDAFYHQLCPECAAFSHTKRDARTDLTGKRALLTGGRAKIGMYIALRLLRDGAHTTITTRFPKDAARRFAAMEDSADWLHRLRIVGIDLRDPAQVISLAESVAEAGPLDILINNAAQTVRRSSDAYRPLTDAELAPLPDGPMPELVTFGHTYDAHPTALAGSVAAHPVLAADAVTALALTAGSSSLARMEAGTAIDAGGLVPDTAPINSWTQVVDQVDPLEMLEVQLCNVTAPFLLVNRLRPAMAASSARRKYIVNVSAMEGQFSRRYKGPGHPHTNMAKAALNMLTRTSAEEMLETDGILMTAVDTGWITDERPHPTKVRLAEEGFHAPLDLVDGAARVYDPIVMGENGEDQYGVFLKDYKPSPW, from the coding sequence ATGAGCACCCCTGAACTAAACCCGGAAGAAATCCAGACCGCCCTTCGGGTCCTGGCTTCCATCCACGTCCTGGATGAAGAGGACCCCGACTACGTCGCAGTCCGGCGGGCCACCGCCAAGATGTTCAAGTCCGTGAAGAAGCACCGGAAGAACGAAAAGCGCTCGGCCGTTGCCGAGGCCGACCGCGCCGTCGTCGCCCTCACGGCCACGGGTGCGGCAGACCGGATCGACGATGAAACCCGCGGCGCGCAGCTGACCACCGCCGCCCACGGACCGTCCGCCGGCACGTTGCTTAAACCGCGCAACTGCTACATCTGCAAGCAGCCCTACACCGTGGTGGATGCCTTCTACCATCAGCTCTGCCCTGAATGTGCGGCCTTCAGCCACACCAAGCGCGACGCCCGGACGGACCTGACGGGGAAACGGGCGCTGCTGACCGGCGGCCGGGCGAAGATCGGTATGTACATTGCCCTGCGGCTGCTGCGCGACGGTGCCCACACCACCATCACCACGCGCTTCCCCAAGGACGCCGCACGCCGGTTCGCCGCCATGGAGGACTCCGCGGACTGGCTGCACCGGCTGCGGATCGTCGGCATTGACCTGCGCGACCCCGCCCAGGTCATTTCGCTGGCCGAGTCCGTCGCCGAGGCCGGTCCCCTCGACATCCTGATCAACAACGCGGCCCAGACGGTCCGCCGCTCCTCCGACGCCTACCGTCCGCTGACCGACGCCGAATTGGCGCCCCTGCCGGACGGCCCCATGCCCGAACTGGTGACCTTCGGGCACACCTACGATGCGCACCCCACAGCGCTGGCCGGCTCCGTTGCCGCGCACCCGGTACTGGCCGCCGACGCCGTCACCGCCCTGGCGCTCACGGCAGGGTCCTCGTCGCTGGCGCGGATGGAAGCCGGAACGGCCATCGACGCCGGCGGTCTTGTGCCGGACACGGCCCCGATTAACAGCTGGACACAGGTGGTGGACCAGGTGGACCCGCTGGAGATGCTTGAAGTGCAGCTGTGCAACGTCACGGCGCCGTTCCTGCTGGTGAACCGGCTCCGCCCCGCAATGGCTGCCTCCTCCGCGCGGCGGAAATACATCGTCAACGTCTCCGCCATGGAAGGCCAGTTCTCCCGCCGCTACAAGGGCCCCGGACATCCGCACACCAACATGGCCAAGGCGGCGCTGAACATGCTCACCCGCACCAGCGCCGAGGAAATGCTGGAAACGGACGGAATCCTCATGACCGCAGTGGACACCGGCTGGATCACCGACGAACGTCCCCACCCCACCAAGGTGCGGCTGGCGGAGGAGGGCTTCCACGCCCCGCTGGACCTGGTGGACGGCGCGGCCCGCGTCTACGACCCGATTGTGATGGGCGAAAACGGCGAGGACCAGTACGGCGTCTTCCTCAAGGACTACAAGCCCTCGCCCTGGTAG